One segment of Ricinus communis isolate WT05 ecotype wild-type chromosome 8, ASM1957865v1, whole genome shotgun sequence DNA contains the following:
- the LOC8270882 gene encoding beta-galactosidase isoform X1, whose amino-acid sequence MASLAANMVSPLETGHKVWEDPSFIKWRKREPHVTLHCHESVEGSLRYWYQRNKVDVLVSKSAVWNDDAVKAALDCAAFWVKDLPFVKSMSGFWKFFLAPSPTKVPIKFYEPAFQDFEWQTLPVPSNWQMHGFDRPIYTNVVYPFPLDPPYVPEDNPTGCYRTYFQIPKEWQGRRILLHFEAVDSAFCAWVNGVPVGYSQDSRLPAEFEITEYCYSCDSGKSNVLAVQVIRWSDGSYLEDQDHWWLSGIHRDVLLLAKPQVFIVDYFFKSNLAEDFASAEIEVEVKLDSSQEMPKDKILDNFVIEAALYDTESWYNSDGAANLLSSQVADIKINPSFDAILGFLGYVLVGKVEKPKLWSAEQPNLYILVLTLKDAFGHVVDCESCLVGIRQVSKAPKQLLVNGQPVIIRGVNRHEHHPRIGKTNIESCMIKDLVLMKQNNINAVRNSHYPQHPRWYELCDLFGMYMIDEANIETHGFHLSGHIKHPTSEQSWAIAMIDRVIGMVERDKNHACIISWSLGNEASYGPNHSAAAGWIRGKDTSRLVHYEGGGSRTPSTDIVCPMYMRVWDIVKIANDPTELRPLILCEYSHAMGNSSGNICEYWEAIDSTFGLQGGFIWDWVDQGLLKENTDGSKYWAYGGDFGDTPNDLNFCLNGLTWPDRSPHPALHEVKYVYQPIKVSLKGSTLKITNTYFFETTQGLEFSWAAHGDGHQLGSGILSLPLMKPQSSYDIELESGPWYPLWASYSGEIFLTVTAKLLHSTPWVETGHVISSTQVQLPSRKEIIPHVIKATDATLSSEILGDTVRVSQQTFWEITLNIQTGTVESWKVEGVTIMNKGILPCFWRAPTDNDKGGEENSYYSRWKAARIDNLEFLTKSCSIQEKTDHLVKIKAVYIGVPRDEDDSSQSSKQALFEVDIIYEIFGSGDLIIECNVSPSSDLPPLPRVGVEFHLVESVDHVRWYGKGPFECYPDRKAASHVGIYEKNVCDMHVPYIVPGECSGRADVRWVTFQNKEGKGIFASMHGNSPPMQMSVSYYSTRELHRARHNKELVRGNDIEVHLDHKHMGIGGDDSWSPCVHEKYLVPAVPYSFSIRLCPITAATSGLRIYEPEHQN is encoded by the exons ATGGCTTCTTTAGCCGCAAACATGGTCTCTCCATTAGAAACTGGACATAAAGTTTGGGAGGATCCatcttttattaaatggaGAAAAAGAGAACCTCATGTCACTTTACACTGTCATGAGTCTGTTGAAG GATCTCTTAGATACTGGTATCAGCGCAATAAAGTGGATGTGTTGGTATCCAAGTCTGCTGTTTGGAATGATGATGCTGTTAAAGCAGCTCTTGACTGTGCTGCTTTTTGGGTTAAGGACTTGCCTTTTGTCAAGTCTATGTCTGGCTTTTGGAAATTCTTCTTGGCTCCCAGTCCTACCAAAGTtcctataaaattttatgagcccGCATTTCAGGACTTCGAGTGGCAAACTTTACCGG TTCCTTCAAATTGGCAGATGCATGGATTTGATCGGCCCATTTATACAAATGTGGTTTATCCATTTCCACTTGATCCTCCATATGTTCCTGAGGATAATCCTACTGGCTGCTATAGAACATACTTCCAGATTCCTAAAGAATGGCAGG GTCGCCGGATTTTGTTGCACTTTGAAGCTGTTGATTCTGCATTCTGTGCTTGGGTAAATGGGGTCCCTGTGGGGTATAG TCAGGACAGTAGGCTACCTGCTGAGTTTGAAATAACAGAATACTGTTACTCGTGCGATTCTGGAAAAAGCAATGTTCTGGCTGTTCAAGTTATTAGATGGAGTGATGGGTCTTACCTTGAAGATCAAGATCATTGGTGGTTATCTGGCATCCACCGTGATGTGCTTCTTCTTGCCAAGCCACAG GTATTTATTGTGGACTACTTTTTCAAATCAAACCTAGCCGAGGATTTTGCTTCTGCAGAAATAGAG GTTGAAGTCAAATTAGATAGCTCTCAAGAAATGCCTAAAGACAAGATTCTTGATAACTTTGTCATAGAAGCTGCGTTATATGATACTGAGAGCTGGTATAACAGTGATGGAGCTGCTAATCTACTTTCATCACAAGTGGCTGACATAAAGATTAATCCGTCCTTCGATGCAATTCTAGGATTTCTTGGGTATGTGCTGGTGGGcaaagtagaaaagccaaagCTTTGGTCTGCAGAGCAA CCAAACCTGTATATTCTTGTTCTCACCCTCAAAGATGCTTTTGGCCATGTGGTTGACTGTGAGTCATGCCTAGTAGGCATCAGACAAGTATCCAAGGCACCTAAACAGCTGCTTGTTAATGGTCAGCCAGTTATAATAAGAGGCGTGAACAGACATGAACATCATCCCCGTATTGGGAAGACAAACATTGAATCCTGCATGATTAAG GATCTGGTTCTGATGAAGCAAAACAACATCAATGCTGTGAGAAACAGTCATTACCCTCAGCATCCTCGTTGGTATGAGTTATGTGATCTTTTTGGCATGTACATGATTGATGAAGCCAACATCGAGACACATGGTTTTCATCTGTCTGGACATATAAAGCATCCTACTTCAGAACAGAGTTGGGCTATAGCAATGATTGATCGTGTGATAGGGATGGTGGAAAGAGACAAAAATCATGCATGCATTATTTCTTGGTCCTTAGGAAATGAGGCCTCATATGGACCTAATCATTCTGCTGCAGCTG GTTGGATTCGTGGAAAGGATACCTCTCGATTAGTGCACTATGAAGGAGGTGGATCCAGAACTCCATCTACGGACATCGTATGCCCCATGTATATGCGTGTTTGGGACATAGTGAAGATTGCAAATGATCCAACAGAATTACGCCCTTTGATATTGTGCGA GTATTCACATGCAATGGGAAACAGCAGTGGGAATATATGTGAATATTGGGAAGCAATTGACAGCACATTTGGTCTCCAAGGAGGCTTCATTTGGGACTGGGTTGATCAG GGGCTGTTGAAGGAAAATACAGATGGTAGTAAATATTGGGCATATGGAGGTGACTTTGGGGATACCCCTAATGATTTGAACTTCTGTCTGAATGGTCTTACATGGCCAGATCGAAGTCCGCATCCTGCATTACATG AGGTCAAGTATGTATATCAACCGATAAAGGTCTCGCTCAAAGGAAGCACACTTAAG ATAACCAACACTTACTTTTTCGAAACAACACAAGGATTGGAGTTTAGTTGGGCTGCCCATGGTGATGGACATCAACTTGGCTCTGGAATTCTATCTCTTCCATTGATGAAACCCCAAAGTAGTTATGATATAGAATTGGAGTCAGGTCCATGGTATCCTCTATGGGCTTCATATTCAGGAGAGATCTTTTTAACAGTCACAGCTAAACTTTTGCATTCAACACCATGGGTTGAAACTGGTCATGTTATTTCTTCTACTCAAGTGCAGTTGCCTTCAAGAAAAGAGATCATACCACAT GTAATCAAAGCTACAGATGCTACACTGTCTAGTGAAATTCTAGGGGATACAGTTAGAGTCAGCCAGCAGACATTTTGGGAAATAACATTGAACATTCAAACGGGAACCGTTGAAAGCTGGAAG GTTGAAGGAGTTACCATTATGAATAAAGGCATACTCCCATGCTTCTGGCGAGCACCTACAGATAATGATAAAGGGGGAGAGGAAAATAGTTATTACTCTAGATGGAAAGCAGCTCGCATTGATAACCTTGAATTTCTCACAAAAAGCTGTTCCATACAGGAGAAAACCGATCATCTTGTGAAAATAAAGGCAGTATATATTGGTGTTCCAAGAGATGAGGATGATTCCTCTCAATCTAGCAAGCAAGCTTTGTTTGAAGtagatataatttatgagatttttggCTCTGGGGACTTGATTATTGAGTGCAATGTAAGTCCAAGTTCTGATCTTCCGCCTTTGCCTCGTGTTGGAGTTGAGTTTCACTTGGTAGAATCTGTGGACCATGTTAGATGGTATGGAAAAGGGCCATTTGAATGTTATCCAGATAGGAAAGCTGCATCCCATGTTGGGATCTATGAGAAGAATGTATGTGACATGCATGTTCCTTATATTGTTCCTGGGGAATGCTCTGGTAGGGCAGATGTTAGATGGGTGACATTTCAgaacaaagaaggaaaaggaattTTTGCGTCAATGCATGGCAATTCTCCACCTATGCAAATGAGTGTTAGTTACTATTCTACGAGGGAACTTCACCGGGCAAGACACAATAAAGAACTTGTTCGAGGAAATGACATTGAG
- the LOC8270882 gene encoding beta-galactosidase isoform X2, with protein sequence MSPHFRTSSGKLYRMHGFDRPIYTNVVYPFPLDPPYVPEDNPTGCYRTYFQIPKEWQGRRILLHFEAVDSAFCAWVNGVPVGYSQDSRLPAEFEITEYCYSCDSGKSNVLAVQVIRWSDGSYLEDQDHWWLSGIHRDVLLLAKPQVFIVDYFFKSNLAEDFASAEIEVEVKLDSSQEMPKDKILDNFVIEAALYDTESWYNSDGAANLLSSQVADIKINPSFDAILGFLGYVLVGKVEKPKLWSAEQPNLYILVLTLKDAFGHVVDCESCLVGIRQVSKAPKQLLVNGQPVIIRGVNRHEHHPRIGKTNIESCMIKDLVLMKQNNINAVRNSHYPQHPRWYELCDLFGMYMIDEANIETHGFHLSGHIKHPTSEQSWAIAMIDRVIGMVERDKNHACIISWSLGNEASYGPNHSAAAGWIRGKDTSRLVHYEGGGSRTPSTDIVCPMYMRVWDIVKIANDPTELRPLILCEYSHAMGNSSGNICEYWEAIDSTFGLQGGFIWDWVDQGLLKENTDGSKYWAYGGDFGDTPNDLNFCLNGLTWPDRSPHPALHEVKYVYQPIKVSLKGSTLKITNTYFFETTQGLEFSWAAHGDGHQLGSGILSLPLMKPQSSYDIELESGPWYPLWASYSGEIFLTVTAKLLHSTPWVETGHVISSTQVQLPSRKEIIPHVIKATDATLSSEILGDTVRVSQQTFWEITLNIQTGTVESWKVEGVTIMNKGILPCFWRAPTDNDKGGEENSYYSRWKAARIDNLEFLTKSCSIQEKTDHLVKIKAVYIGVPRDEDDSSQSSKQALFEVDIIYEIFGSGDLIIECNVSPSSDLPPLPRVGVEFHLVESVDHVRWYGKGPFECYPDRKAASHVGIYEKNVCDMHVPYIVPGECSGRADVRWVTFQNKEGKGIFASMHGNSPPMQMSVSYYSTRELHRARHNKELVRGNDIEVHLDHKHMGIGGDDSWSPCVHEKYLVPAVPYSFSIRLCPITAATSGLRIYEPEHQN encoded by the exons atgagcccGCATTTCAGGACTTCGAGTGGCAAACTTTACCGG ATGCATGGATTTGATCGGCCCATTTATACAAATGTGGTTTATCCATTTCCACTTGATCCTCCATATGTTCCTGAGGATAATCCTACTGGCTGCTATAGAACATACTTCCAGATTCCTAAAGAATGGCAGG GTCGCCGGATTTTGTTGCACTTTGAAGCTGTTGATTCTGCATTCTGTGCTTGGGTAAATGGGGTCCCTGTGGGGTATAG TCAGGACAGTAGGCTACCTGCTGAGTTTGAAATAACAGAATACTGTTACTCGTGCGATTCTGGAAAAAGCAATGTTCTGGCTGTTCAAGTTATTAGATGGAGTGATGGGTCTTACCTTGAAGATCAAGATCATTGGTGGTTATCTGGCATCCACCGTGATGTGCTTCTTCTTGCCAAGCCACAG GTATTTATTGTGGACTACTTTTTCAAATCAAACCTAGCCGAGGATTTTGCTTCTGCAGAAATAGAG GTTGAAGTCAAATTAGATAGCTCTCAAGAAATGCCTAAAGACAAGATTCTTGATAACTTTGTCATAGAAGCTGCGTTATATGATACTGAGAGCTGGTATAACAGTGATGGAGCTGCTAATCTACTTTCATCACAAGTGGCTGACATAAAGATTAATCCGTCCTTCGATGCAATTCTAGGATTTCTTGGGTATGTGCTGGTGGGcaaagtagaaaagccaaagCTTTGGTCTGCAGAGCAA CCAAACCTGTATATTCTTGTTCTCACCCTCAAAGATGCTTTTGGCCATGTGGTTGACTGTGAGTCATGCCTAGTAGGCATCAGACAAGTATCCAAGGCACCTAAACAGCTGCTTGTTAATGGTCAGCCAGTTATAATAAGAGGCGTGAACAGACATGAACATCATCCCCGTATTGGGAAGACAAACATTGAATCCTGCATGATTAAG GATCTGGTTCTGATGAAGCAAAACAACATCAATGCTGTGAGAAACAGTCATTACCCTCAGCATCCTCGTTGGTATGAGTTATGTGATCTTTTTGGCATGTACATGATTGATGAAGCCAACATCGAGACACATGGTTTTCATCTGTCTGGACATATAAAGCATCCTACTTCAGAACAGAGTTGGGCTATAGCAATGATTGATCGTGTGATAGGGATGGTGGAAAGAGACAAAAATCATGCATGCATTATTTCTTGGTCCTTAGGAAATGAGGCCTCATATGGACCTAATCATTCTGCTGCAGCTG GTTGGATTCGTGGAAAGGATACCTCTCGATTAGTGCACTATGAAGGAGGTGGATCCAGAACTCCATCTACGGACATCGTATGCCCCATGTATATGCGTGTTTGGGACATAGTGAAGATTGCAAATGATCCAACAGAATTACGCCCTTTGATATTGTGCGA GTATTCACATGCAATGGGAAACAGCAGTGGGAATATATGTGAATATTGGGAAGCAATTGACAGCACATTTGGTCTCCAAGGAGGCTTCATTTGGGACTGGGTTGATCAG GGGCTGTTGAAGGAAAATACAGATGGTAGTAAATATTGGGCATATGGAGGTGACTTTGGGGATACCCCTAATGATTTGAACTTCTGTCTGAATGGTCTTACATGGCCAGATCGAAGTCCGCATCCTGCATTACATG AGGTCAAGTATGTATATCAACCGATAAAGGTCTCGCTCAAAGGAAGCACACTTAAG ATAACCAACACTTACTTTTTCGAAACAACACAAGGATTGGAGTTTAGTTGGGCTGCCCATGGTGATGGACATCAACTTGGCTCTGGAATTCTATCTCTTCCATTGATGAAACCCCAAAGTAGTTATGATATAGAATTGGAGTCAGGTCCATGGTATCCTCTATGGGCTTCATATTCAGGAGAGATCTTTTTAACAGTCACAGCTAAACTTTTGCATTCAACACCATGGGTTGAAACTGGTCATGTTATTTCTTCTACTCAAGTGCAGTTGCCTTCAAGAAAAGAGATCATACCACAT GTAATCAAAGCTACAGATGCTACACTGTCTAGTGAAATTCTAGGGGATACAGTTAGAGTCAGCCAGCAGACATTTTGGGAAATAACATTGAACATTCAAACGGGAACCGTTGAAAGCTGGAAG GTTGAAGGAGTTACCATTATGAATAAAGGCATACTCCCATGCTTCTGGCGAGCACCTACAGATAATGATAAAGGGGGAGAGGAAAATAGTTATTACTCTAGATGGAAAGCAGCTCGCATTGATAACCTTGAATTTCTCACAAAAAGCTGTTCCATACAGGAGAAAACCGATCATCTTGTGAAAATAAAGGCAGTATATATTGGTGTTCCAAGAGATGAGGATGATTCCTCTCAATCTAGCAAGCAAGCTTTGTTTGAAGtagatataatttatgagatttttggCTCTGGGGACTTGATTATTGAGTGCAATGTAAGTCCAAGTTCTGATCTTCCGCCTTTGCCTCGTGTTGGAGTTGAGTTTCACTTGGTAGAATCTGTGGACCATGTTAGATGGTATGGAAAAGGGCCATTTGAATGTTATCCAGATAGGAAAGCTGCATCCCATGTTGGGATCTATGAGAAGAATGTATGTGACATGCATGTTCCTTATATTGTTCCTGGGGAATGCTCTGGTAGGGCAGATGTTAGATGGGTGACATTTCAgaacaaagaaggaaaaggaattTTTGCGTCAATGCATGGCAATTCTCCACCTATGCAAATGAGTGTTAGTTACTATTCTACGAGGGAACTTCACCGGGCAAGACACAATAAAGAACTTGTTCGAGGAAATGACATTGAG